One genomic segment of Helicobacter enhydrae includes these proteins:
- a CDS encoding phosphoadenosine phosphosulfate reductase domain-containing protein, translated as MFFANLSGGRDSTAMVIRWLELGKPLDFILFCDTGYEFPQMHDYIQKLDSYLQKEFNKQITKIDKTKEIEHWSFAYPITRGEHKGKLRGLPKMLGPSFCTRETKAKPSKEFILSQSPQKFKNNILIGYTYDEVEKGRVSNLDYGISIYPLHQWKWNEKEIDVFLKKRQLFNPLYNHFQRTGCFFCPKQSKKSLFTLWKYYPELYQIALDMEKRAKELNCINQTFKPKSLLEYAKEFAKEFQYAKEFQTPDIALDHQNCFCGK; from the coding sequence ATGTTTTTTGCAAATTTGAGTGGGGGGCGTGATAGCACTGCAATGGTTATCAGATGGCTAGAGTTAGGAAAACCTCTTGATTTTATACTCTTTTGTGATACAGGTTATGAGTTCCCTCAAATGCACGACTATATCCAAAAGCTAGATTCATACTTGCAGAAAGAATTCAACAAACAAATCACAAAGATTGACAAAACCAAAGAGATTGAGCATTGGAGCTTCGCTTACCCCATCACAAGAGGAGAGCACAAAGGGAAGTTGAGGGGATTGCCAAAAATGCTAGGACCTTCTTTTTGCACCAGAGAAACCAAAGCAAAACCCAGCAAAGAGTTTATCCTCTCCCAATCTCCCCAAAAATTCAAAAACAACATTCTTATAGGCTACACTTACGATGAAGTGGAGAAGGGCAGAGTCTCAAACCTAGACTATGGCATCTCTATCTACCCCCTCCACCAATGGAAATGGAATGAAAAAGAGATAGATGTTTTTTTGAAAAAACGCCAACTTTTCAACCCACTCTACAACCACTTCCAAAGAACAGGGTGCTTTTTCTGCCCCAAACAAAGCAAAAAAAGCCTTTTTACCCTTTGGAAATATTATCCAGAGCTTTATCAAATCGCACTTGATATGGAAAAAAGGGCAAAAGAGCTCAATTGTATCAACCAAACCTTTAAGCCAAAAAGCCTTCTTGAGTATGCCAAAGAATTTGCCAAAGAATTCCAATATGCCAAAGAATTCCAAACGCCAGATATTGCACTAGACCATCAAAACTGCTTTTGTGGAAAATGA
- a CDS encoding phage virion morphogenesis protein, which yields MKDLNSLSAFLQDLSKKAQDLTPILYHTQDALYQKTMDSFEKERDPFGNPWAPTKKKKPLKQKILQDTGVLKASIIARNNRVDKVSIGSNLSYAPIHQFGGHAGKGGKAFIPPRAYLPTHKGKIPGDLKRSIKQAIKKHFGF from the coding sequence ATGAAAGATTTAAACTCTCTCTCTGCCTTTTTGCAAGATCTAAGCAAAAAAGCCCAAGACCTCACCCCCATTCTCTACCACACCCAAGACGCCCTTTACCAAAAAACTATGGATTCCTTTGAAAAAGAGAGAGATCCCTTTGGCAATCCTTGGGCTCCCACCAAAAAGAAAAAACCACTCAAGCAAAAAATCCTACAAGACACAGGAGTGCTGAAAGCTAGTATCATAGCTAGAAACAATAGAGTGGATAAAGTGAGCATTGGAAGCAACCTAAGCTATGCTCCCATTCATCAGTTTGGAGGGCACGCAGGCAAAGGGGGAAAGGCTTTTATCCCCCCTAGAGCCTATCTCCCCACCCACAAAGGCAAAATCCCAGGGGATCTAAAGAGAAGTATCAAGCAGGCAATCAAGAAGCATTTTGGATTTTAA